One genomic region from Octopus bimaculoides isolate UCB-OBI-ISO-001 chromosome 30, ASM119413v2, whole genome shotgun sequence encodes:
- the LOC106867724 gene encoding dual specificity protein phosphatase 10, protein MPDSGEIDVLTPTLSLPERRRAGLKLEFGSLNVVSKKCKLESLSADVGLSDMSNGTLRRARTITTNELAGRLSSGRAKSMLIVDCRPFLEYNMSHIRGAINVNCIDRLNRKKLQQKGKVALVDLVTTKEGKEMFRRRSAKEIILYDTCTRDESHLSRDNALTAVLSLLYWEGKEAFILKGGLREFKSKHENLCDNLLWMSSDCRLLSSECRLVHSPLTPLVEHQIEAAEVSRILPFLYLGNERDAGNLQILKELDITYILNVTSHVRPHFESQGIHYKTIPVTDSGHQNLRKYFDDAIEYIDEAKRNGAKILIHCQAGVSRSATVTIAYLLKHSTLSMTDAYRYVKQKRAIISPNFNFMGQLMEFEQSLNNGLSPRIPEKSREEFDEIDSWL, encoded by the exons ATGCCTGATTCAGGAGAAATAGATGTTCTTACACCAACATTAAGTTTACCAGAACGAAGAAGGGCCGGATTGAAACTTGAATTCGGCTCTTTGAATGTCGTGAGCAAGAAATGCAAACTGGAAAGTTTATCAGCCGATGTGGGCCTGTCTGATATGTCGAACGGTACTTTACGCCGGGCGCGAACTATAACCACCAACGAACTGGCCGGACGTTTGTCGTCGGGTCGCGCGAAAAGCATGCTGATCGTTGACTGCCGGCCCTTCTTGGAGTACAATATGTCACACATACGGGGCGCAATCAACGTCAACTGCATCGATCGGTTAAACCGCAAAAAACTGCAACAGAAGGGTAAAGTGGCTCTGGTCGACTTGGTCACCACGAAAGAAGGCAAAGAGATGTTTCGGAGACGTTCTGCCAAGGAGATTATCTTGTACGACACTTGTACGAGAGATGAAAGTCACTTAAGCAGGGACAATGCACTCACAGCCGTCCTCAGTTTACTGTACTGGGAGGGGAAAGAGGCATTCATTTTAAAAG GGGGTTTACGGGAATTCAAGTCAAAACACGAAAATCTATGCGACAATTTACTATGGATGTCGTCAGACTGTCGTTTGTTATCGTCAGAGTGTCGTCTGGTACACAGTCCTTTGACGCCATTAGTTGAACATCAAATCGAAGCAGCCGAGGTTTCACGAATATTGCCTTTTCTCTATTTAG gTAACGAGCGAGATGCTGGTAATTTACAAATTCTGAAAGAGTTAGATATAACTTATATTTTAAATGTCACGTCACATGTTCGACCCCATTTCGAGAGTCAAGGCATTCATTACAAAACGATACCAGTAACGGACAGCGGTCACCAAAATCTACGGAAGTACTTTGATGATGCCATtgaatatatag ATGAGGCCAAACGAAACGGCGCCAAGATCTTAATCCATTGTCAAGCCGGAGTATCACGGTCGGCAACTGTGACCATCGCATATTTACTGAAACACTCCACCCTCAGTATGACAGATGCTTACCGATATGTCAAGCAAAAGCGTGCAATCATTTCGCCGAATTTTAACTTCATGGGACAACTCATGGAGTTTGAACAATCCTTAAACAACGGACTCTCGCCTAGAATCCCTGAGAAATCGCGGGAAGAGTTTGACGAGATTGACAGCTGGTTATAG